The proteins below are encoded in one region of Kogia breviceps isolate mKogBre1 chromosome 8, mKogBre1 haplotype 1, whole genome shotgun sequence:
- the RALGDS gene encoding ral guanine nucleotide dissociation stimulator isoform X3 encodes MVQRMWAEAAGPAGGAEPLFPGSRRSRSVWDAVRLEVGGPDSCPVVLHSFTQLDPDLPRLESSAQEIGEELVNGVIYSVSLRKVQVHHGASKGQRWLGYENESALNLYETCKVRSVKAGTLEKLVEHLVPAFQGSDLSYVTIFLCTYRAFTTTQRVLDLLFQRYGCILPYSSEDGGPQDQLKNAVSSILGTWLDQYSEDFCEPPDFPCLKQLVAYVQLNMPGSDLERRARLLLAQLERTELTQAEPEALAPALKPTAALEPVPAPALAPRPVPGPDLEPALAPAPAPAPEPSWPSPVAAENGLSEEKPHLLAFPPDLVAEQFTFMDAELFKKVVPYHCLGCIWSQRDKRGKEHLAPTVRATVAQFNSVANCVITTCLGDRSATARARARVVEHWIEVARECRVLKNFSSLYAILSALQSNSIHRLKKTWEEVSRDSLRIFQKLSEIFSDENNYSLSRELLIKEGTSKFATLEMNPKRAQRRPKEVLSQGVIQGTVPYLGTFLTDLVMLDTAMKDYLYGRLINFEKRRKEFEVIAQIKLLQSACNNYSIAPEEHFRAWFQAMERLSEADGYTLSCELEPPSESASNTLKVKKNTAIVKRWSDRQAPSTELSTGTSCHSKSCDQLRCGPYLSSGDIADALSVHSAGSSSSDVEEINMSFVPESPDGQEKKFWECASQSSPETSGISSASSSTSSSSASTTPVAATRTHKRSVSGVCGHSSSLPVYNQQVGDRCIIRVSLDVDNGNMYKSILVTSQDKAPAVIRKAMDKHNLDQDEPQDYELVQVLSGDRKLKIPDNANVFYAMNSTANYDFVLKKRTFTKGAKVRHGASSTLPRMKQKGLKIAKGIF; translated from the exons AGCTCCGCGCAGGAGATTGGCGAGGAGCTGGTCAACGGCGTCATCTACTCCGTCTCCCTGCGCAAGGTTCAGGTGCACCACGGCGCCAGCAAGGGCCAGCGCTGGCTCGGG TATGAAAACGAGTCGGCCCTGAACCTGTATGAGACCTGCAAGGTGCGGAGCGTGAAGGCAGGCACGCTGGAGAAGCTGGTGGAGCACCTGGTGCCCGCCTTCCAGGGCAGCGACCTCTCCTATGTCACCATCTTCCTGTGCACCTACCGAGCCTTCACCACCACCCAGCGGGTCCTGGACCTGCTGTTCCAAAG ATATGGGTGCATCCTCCCTTATTCCAGCGAGGACGGCGGACCTCAGGACCAACTGAAAAA TGCCGTCTCCTCCATCCTGGGCACCTGGCTGGACCAGTACTCCGAGGACTTCTGTGAGCCCCCGGACTTCCCCTGCCTCAAGCAGCTGGTGGCCTACGTGCAGCTCAACATGCCCGGCTCCGACCTGGAGCGCCGGGCCCGCCTTCTCCTGGCCCAGCTGGAGCGCACGGAGCTCACCCAGGCAGAGCCGGAGG CTCTGGCTCCAGCTCTGAAGCCAACTGCGGCCCTCGAGCCAGTGCCGGCTCCAGCTCTAGCACCCAGGCCGGTGCCAGGTCCAGACCTCGAGCCAGCTCTGGCACCAGCACCAGCTCCGGCCCCAGAGCCTTCCTGGCCTTCGCCTGTAGCTGCAGAGAACGGGCTGAGTGAGGAGAAGCCTCACCTCCTGGCGTTCCCGCCCGACCTGGTGGCGGAACAGTTCACGTTCATGGATGCG GAGCTGTTCAAGAAGGTGGTGCCCTACCACTGCCTGGGCTGCATCTGGTCGCAGCGGGACAAGAGGGGCAAGGAGCACCTGGCTCCCACCGTCCGTGCCACCGTCGCCCAGTTCAACAGCGTGGCCAACTGCGTCATCACCACCTGCCTCGGGGACCGGAGCGCGACGGCCCGCGCCAGGGCCAGGGTGGTGGAGCACTGGATCGAGGTGGCCAGG GAGTGCCGGGTCCTCAAGAACTTTTCGTCCCTCTACGCCATCCTCTCTGCTCTGCAGAGCAACTCCATCCACCGGCTGAAGAAGACGTGGGAAGAAGTTTCCAG ggACAGCCTCCGCATCTTTCAGAAGCTGTCGGAGATTTTCTCCGACGAGAACAACTACTCCCTAAGCAGAGAGCTGCTCATCAAG GAGGGGACCTCCAAGTTTGCCACCCTGGAGATGAACCCCAAGAGAGCCCAGAGGCGGCCGAAGGAGGTG TTGTCACAGGGTGTCATCCAGGGCACCGTTCCCTACCTGGGCACGTTCCTCACAGACCTGGTGATGCTGGACACCGCAATGAAGGACTATCTGTAT GGGAGACTGATCAACTTcgagaagaggaggaag GAGTTCGAAGTGATCGCGCAGATCAAGCTGCTCCAGTCGGCCTGCAACAATTACAGCATCGCACCCGAAGAGCACTTTCGGGCCTGGTTCCAGGCTATGGAGCGGCTCAGTGAGGCTGACGG CTACACGTTGTCGTGTGAGCTGGAGCCCCCTTCCGAGTCGGCCAGCAACACCCTCAAGGTCAAGAAGAACACGGCCATCGTCAAGCGCTGGAGCGA CCGCCAGGCCCCCAGCACGGAGCTCAGTACCGGCACCAGCTGCCACTCCAAGTCCTGTGACCAGCTCAGGTGCGGCCCCTACCTCAGCAGCGGGGACATTGCCGACGCGCTCAGTGTCCACTCGGCCGGCTCCTCCAGCTCCGACGTGGAGGAGATCAACATGAGCTTTGTCCCAGAGTCCCCTGACGGCCAGGAGAAGAAG TTCTGGGAGTGCGCCTCCCAGTCGTCCCCGGAGACCTCCGGCATCAGCTCGGCCTCCAGCAGCACCTCGTCCTCCTCGGCCTCCACCACGCCCGTGGCCGCCACGCGCACCCACAAGCGCTCCGTGTCAGGGGTCTGCGGCCACAGCTCCTCGCTGCCCGTCTACAACCAGCAGGTGGGCGACCGCTGCATCATCCGGGTGAGCCTGGACGTGGACAACGGCAACATGTACAAGAGCATCCTG GTGACCAGCCAAGACAAGGCTCCAGCTGTGATCCGCAAAGCCATGGACAAACACAACCTCGACCAGGATGAGCCCCAAGACTACGAGCTGGTGCAGGTTCTTTCGGGCGATCGGA AGCTGAAGATCCCCGACAACGCCAATGTGTTCTACGCCATGAACTCTACTGCCAACTATGACTTTGTCCTAAAGAAACGGACCTTCACCAAGGGGGCAAAGGTCAGGCACGGAGCCAGCTCTACCCTCCCCCGCATGAAGCAGAAGGGACTCAAGATTGCCAAGGGCATCTTCTAA
- the RALGDS gene encoding ral guanine nucleotide dissociation stimulator isoform X2 gives MVQRMWAEAAGPAGGAEPLFPGSRRSRSVWDAVRLEVGGPDSCPVVLHSFTQLDPDLPRLESSAQEIGEELVNGVIYSVSLRKVQVHHGASKGQRWLGYENESALNLYETCKVRSVKAGTLEKLVEHLVPAFQGSDLSYVTIFLCTYRAFTTTQRVLDLLFQRYGRCDALTASSRYGCILPYSSEDGGPQDQLKNAVSSILGTWLDQYSEDFCEPPDFPCLKQLVAYVQLNMPGSDLERRARLLLAQLERTELTQAEPEALAPALKPTAALEPVPAPALAPRPVPGPDLEPALAPAPAPAPEPSWPSPVAAENGLSEEKPHLLAFPPDLVAEQFTFMDAELFKKVVPYHCLGCIWSQRDKRGKEHLAPTVRATVAQFNSVANCVITTCLGDRSATARARARVVEHWIEVARECRVLKNFSSLYAILSALQSNSIHRLKKTWEEVSRDSLRIFQKLSEIFSDENNYSLSRELLIKEGTSKFATLEMNPKRAQRRPKEVLSQGVIQGTVPYLGTFLTDLVMLDTAMKDYLYGRLINFEKRRKEFEVIAQIKLLQSACNNYSIAPEEHFRAWFQAMERLSEADGYTLSCELEPPSESASNTLKVKKNTAIVKRWSDRQAPSTELSTGTSCHSKSCDQLRCGPYLSSGDIADALSVHSAGSSSSDVEEINMSFVPESPDGQEKKFWECASQSSPETSGISSASSSTSSSSASTTPVAATRTHKRSVSGVCGHSSSLPVYNQQVGDRCIIRVSLDVDNGNMYKSILVTSQDKAPAVIRKAMDKHNLDQDEPQDYELVQVLSGDRKLKIPDNANVFYAMNSTANYDFVLKKRTFTKGAKVRHGASSTLPRMKQKGLKIAKGIF, from the exons AGCTCCGCGCAGGAGATTGGCGAGGAGCTGGTCAACGGCGTCATCTACTCCGTCTCCCTGCGCAAGGTTCAGGTGCACCACGGCGCCAGCAAGGGCCAGCGCTGGCTCGGG TATGAAAACGAGTCGGCCCTGAACCTGTATGAGACCTGCAAGGTGCGGAGCGTGAAGGCAGGCACGCTGGAGAAGCTGGTGGAGCACCTGGTGCCCGCCTTCCAGGGCAGCGACCTCTCCTATGTCACCATCTTCCTGTGCACCTACCGAGCCTTCACCACCACCCAGCGGGTCCTGGACCTGCTGTTCCAAAG GTACGGTAGATGTGACGCCCTCACGGCCTCCTCTAGATATGGGTGCATCCTCCCTTATTCCAGCGAGGACGGCGGACCTCAGGACCAACTGAAAAA TGCCGTCTCCTCCATCCTGGGCACCTGGCTGGACCAGTACTCCGAGGACTTCTGTGAGCCCCCGGACTTCCCCTGCCTCAAGCAGCTGGTGGCCTACGTGCAGCTCAACATGCCCGGCTCCGACCTGGAGCGCCGGGCCCGCCTTCTCCTGGCCCAGCTGGAGCGCACGGAGCTCACCCAGGCAGAGCCGGAGG CTCTGGCTCCAGCTCTGAAGCCAACTGCGGCCCTCGAGCCAGTGCCGGCTCCAGCTCTAGCACCCAGGCCGGTGCCAGGTCCAGACCTCGAGCCAGCTCTGGCACCAGCACCAGCTCCGGCCCCAGAGCCTTCCTGGCCTTCGCCTGTAGCTGCAGAGAACGGGCTGAGTGAGGAGAAGCCTCACCTCCTGGCGTTCCCGCCCGACCTGGTGGCGGAACAGTTCACGTTCATGGATGCG GAGCTGTTCAAGAAGGTGGTGCCCTACCACTGCCTGGGCTGCATCTGGTCGCAGCGGGACAAGAGGGGCAAGGAGCACCTGGCTCCCACCGTCCGTGCCACCGTCGCCCAGTTCAACAGCGTGGCCAACTGCGTCATCACCACCTGCCTCGGGGACCGGAGCGCGACGGCCCGCGCCAGGGCCAGGGTGGTGGAGCACTGGATCGAGGTGGCCAGG GAGTGCCGGGTCCTCAAGAACTTTTCGTCCCTCTACGCCATCCTCTCTGCTCTGCAGAGCAACTCCATCCACCGGCTGAAGAAGACGTGGGAAGAAGTTTCCAG ggACAGCCTCCGCATCTTTCAGAAGCTGTCGGAGATTTTCTCCGACGAGAACAACTACTCCCTAAGCAGAGAGCTGCTCATCAAG GAGGGGACCTCCAAGTTTGCCACCCTGGAGATGAACCCCAAGAGAGCCCAGAGGCGGCCGAAGGAGGTG TTGTCACAGGGTGTCATCCAGGGCACCGTTCCCTACCTGGGCACGTTCCTCACAGACCTGGTGATGCTGGACACCGCAATGAAGGACTATCTGTAT GGGAGACTGATCAACTTcgagaagaggaggaag GAGTTCGAAGTGATCGCGCAGATCAAGCTGCTCCAGTCGGCCTGCAACAATTACAGCATCGCACCCGAAGAGCACTTTCGGGCCTGGTTCCAGGCTATGGAGCGGCTCAGTGAGGCTGACGG CTACACGTTGTCGTGTGAGCTGGAGCCCCCTTCCGAGTCGGCCAGCAACACCCTCAAGGTCAAGAAGAACACGGCCATCGTCAAGCGCTGGAGCGA CCGCCAGGCCCCCAGCACGGAGCTCAGTACCGGCACCAGCTGCCACTCCAAGTCCTGTGACCAGCTCAGGTGCGGCCCCTACCTCAGCAGCGGGGACATTGCCGACGCGCTCAGTGTCCACTCGGCCGGCTCCTCCAGCTCCGACGTGGAGGAGATCAACATGAGCTTTGTCCCAGAGTCCCCTGACGGCCAGGAGAAGAAG TTCTGGGAGTGCGCCTCCCAGTCGTCCCCGGAGACCTCCGGCATCAGCTCGGCCTCCAGCAGCACCTCGTCCTCCTCGGCCTCCACCACGCCCGTGGCCGCCACGCGCACCCACAAGCGCTCCGTGTCAGGGGTCTGCGGCCACAGCTCCTCGCTGCCCGTCTACAACCAGCAGGTGGGCGACCGCTGCATCATCCGGGTGAGCCTGGACGTGGACAACGGCAACATGTACAAGAGCATCCTG GTGACCAGCCAAGACAAGGCTCCAGCTGTGATCCGCAAAGCCATGGACAAACACAACCTCGACCAGGATGAGCCCCAAGACTACGAGCTGGTGCAGGTTCTTTCGGGCGATCGGA AGCTGAAGATCCCCGACAACGCCAATGTGTTCTACGCCATGAACTCTACTGCCAACTATGACTTTGTCCTAAAGAAACGGACCTTCACCAAGGGGGCAAAGGTCAGGCACGGAGCCAGCTCTACCCTCCCCCGCATGAAGCAGAAGGGACTCAAGATTGCCAAGGGCATCTTCTAA
- the RALGDS gene encoding ral guanine nucleotide dissociation stimulator isoform X4, with amino-acid sequence MVQRMWAEAAGPAGGAEPLFPGSRRSRSVWDAVRLEVGGPDSCPVVLHSFTQLDPDLPRLESSAQEIGEELVNGVIYSVSLRKVQVHHGASKGQRWLGYENESALNLYETCKVRSVKAGTLEKLVEHLVPAFQGSDLSYVTIFLCTYRAFTTTQRVLDLLFQRYGRCDALTASSRYGCILPYSSEDGGPQDQLKNAVSSILGTWLDQYSEDFCEPPDFPCLKQLVAYVQLNMPGSDLERRARLLLAQLERTELTQAEPEALAPALKPTAALEPVPAPALAPRPVPGPDLEPALAPAPAPAPEPSWPSPVAAENGLSEEKPHLLAFPPDLVAEQFTFMDAELFKKVVPYHCLGCIWSQRDKRGKEHLAPTVRATVAQFNSVANCVITTCLGDRSATARARARVVEHWIEVARECRVLKNFSSLYAILSALQSNSIHRLKKTWEEVSRDSLRIFQKLSEIFSDENNYSLSRELLIKEGTSKFATLEMNPKRAQRRPKEVLSQGVIQGTVPYLGTFLTDLVMLDTAMKDYLYGRLINFEKRRKEFEVIAQIKLLQSACNNYSIAPEEHFRAWFQAMERLSEADGYTLSCELEPPSESASNTLKVKKNTAIVKRWSDRQAPSTELSTGTSCHSKSCDQLRCGPYLSSGDIADALSVHSAGSSSSDVEEINMSFVPESPDGQEKKFWECASQSSPETSGISSASSSTSSSSASTTPVAATRTHKRSVSGVCGHSSSLPVYNQQVGDRCIIRVSLDVDNGNMYKSILVTSQDKAPAVIRKAMDKHNLDQDEPQDYELVQVLSGDRSKSGPAGGGGAGAGQRCATGPPPRKTRR; translated from the exons AGCTCCGCGCAGGAGATTGGCGAGGAGCTGGTCAACGGCGTCATCTACTCCGTCTCCCTGCGCAAGGTTCAGGTGCACCACGGCGCCAGCAAGGGCCAGCGCTGGCTCGGG TATGAAAACGAGTCGGCCCTGAACCTGTATGAGACCTGCAAGGTGCGGAGCGTGAAGGCAGGCACGCTGGAGAAGCTGGTGGAGCACCTGGTGCCCGCCTTCCAGGGCAGCGACCTCTCCTATGTCACCATCTTCCTGTGCACCTACCGAGCCTTCACCACCACCCAGCGGGTCCTGGACCTGCTGTTCCAAAG GTACGGTAGATGTGACGCCCTCACGGCCTCCTCTAGATATGGGTGCATCCTCCCTTATTCCAGCGAGGACGGCGGACCTCAGGACCAACTGAAAAA TGCCGTCTCCTCCATCCTGGGCACCTGGCTGGACCAGTACTCCGAGGACTTCTGTGAGCCCCCGGACTTCCCCTGCCTCAAGCAGCTGGTGGCCTACGTGCAGCTCAACATGCCCGGCTCCGACCTGGAGCGCCGGGCCCGCCTTCTCCTGGCCCAGCTGGAGCGCACGGAGCTCACCCAGGCAGAGCCGGAGG CTCTGGCTCCAGCTCTGAAGCCAACTGCGGCCCTCGAGCCAGTGCCGGCTCCAGCTCTAGCACCCAGGCCGGTGCCAGGTCCAGACCTCGAGCCAGCTCTGGCACCAGCACCAGCTCCGGCCCCAGAGCCTTCCTGGCCTTCGCCTGTAGCTGCAGAGAACGGGCTGAGTGAGGAGAAGCCTCACCTCCTGGCGTTCCCGCCCGACCTGGTGGCGGAACAGTTCACGTTCATGGATGCG GAGCTGTTCAAGAAGGTGGTGCCCTACCACTGCCTGGGCTGCATCTGGTCGCAGCGGGACAAGAGGGGCAAGGAGCACCTGGCTCCCACCGTCCGTGCCACCGTCGCCCAGTTCAACAGCGTGGCCAACTGCGTCATCACCACCTGCCTCGGGGACCGGAGCGCGACGGCCCGCGCCAGGGCCAGGGTGGTGGAGCACTGGATCGAGGTGGCCAGG GAGTGCCGGGTCCTCAAGAACTTTTCGTCCCTCTACGCCATCCTCTCTGCTCTGCAGAGCAACTCCATCCACCGGCTGAAGAAGACGTGGGAAGAAGTTTCCAG ggACAGCCTCCGCATCTTTCAGAAGCTGTCGGAGATTTTCTCCGACGAGAACAACTACTCCCTAAGCAGAGAGCTGCTCATCAAG GAGGGGACCTCCAAGTTTGCCACCCTGGAGATGAACCCCAAGAGAGCCCAGAGGCGGCCGAAGGAGGTG TTGTCACAGGGTGTCATCCAGGGCACCGTTCCCTACCTGGGCACGTTCCTCACAGACCTGGTGATGCTGGACACCGCAATGAAGGACTATCTGTAT GGGAGACTGATCAACTTcgagaagaggaggaag GAGTTCGAAGTGATCGCGCAGATCAAGCTGCTCCAGTCGGCCTGCAACAATTACAGCATCGCACCCGAAGAGCACTTTCGGGCCTGGTTCCAGGCTATGGAGCGGCTCAGTGAGGCTGACGG CTACACGTTGTCGTGTGAGCTGGAGCCCCCTTCCGAGTCGGCCAGCAACACCCTCAAGGTCAAGAAGAACACGGCCATCGTCAAGCGCTGGAGCGA CCGCCAGGCCCCCAGCACGGAGCTCAGTACCGGCACCAGCTGCCACTCCAAGTCCTGTGACCAGCTCAGGTGCGGCCCCTACCTCAGCAGCGGGGACATTGCCGACGCGCTCAGTGTCCACTCGGCCGGCTCCTCCAGCTCCGACGTGGAGGAGATCAACATGAGCTTTGTCCCAGAGTCCCCTGACGGCCAGGAGAAGAAG TTCTGGGAGTGCGCCTCCCAGTCGTCCCCGGAGACCTCCGGCATCAGCTCGGCCTCCAGCAGCACCTCGTCCTCCTCGGCCTCCACCACGCCCGTGGCCGCCACGCGCACCCACAAGCGCTCCGTGTCAGGGGTCTGCGGCCACAGCTCCTCGCTGCCCGTCTACAACCAGCAGGTGGGCGACCGCTGCATCATCCGGGTGAGCCTGGACGTGGACAACGGCAACATGTACAAGAGCATCCTG GTGACCAGCCAAGACAAGGCTCCAGCTGTGATCCGCAAAGCCATGGACAAACACAACCTCGACCAGGATGAGCCCCAAGACTACGAGCTGGTGCAGGTTCTTTCGGGCGATCGGAGTAAGTCAGGGCCGGCGGGGGGCggtggggccggggccgggcAGCGCTGTGCCACAGGCCCACCACCCCGGAAGACGCGCCGCTAG
- the RALGDS gene encoding ral guanine nucleotide dissociation stimulator isoform X6, which yields MMVDCQSSAQEIGEELVNGVIYSVSLRKVQVHHGASKGQRWLGYENESALNLYETCKVRSVKAGTLEKLVEHLVPAFQGSDLSYVTIFLCTYRAFTTTQRVLDLLFQSRYGRCDALTASSRYGCILPYSSEDGGPQDQLKNAVSSILGTWLDQYSEDFCEPPDFPCLKQLVAYVQLNMPGSDLERRARLLLAQLERTELTQAEPEALAPALKPTAALEPVPAPALAPRPVPGPDLEPALAPAPAPAPEPSWPSPVAAENGLSEEKPHLLAFPPDLVAEQFTFMDAELFKKVVPYHCLGCIWSQRDKRGKEHLAPTVRATVAQFNSVANCVITTCLGDRSATARARARVVEHWIEVARECRVLKNFSSLYAILSALQSNSIHRLKKTWEEVSRDSLRIFQKLSEIFSDENNYSLSRELLIKEGTSKFATLEMNPKRAQRRPKEVLSQGVIQGTVPYLGTFLTDLVMLDTAMKDYLYGRLINFEKRRKEFEVIAQIKLLQSACNNYSIAPEEHFRAWFQAMERLSEADGYTLSCELEPPSESASNTLKVKKNTAIVKRWSDRQAPSTELSTGTSCHSKSCDQLRCGPYLSSGDIADALSVHSAGSSSSDVEEINMSFVPESPDGQEKKFWECASQSSPETSGISSASSSTSSSSASTTPVAATRTHKRSVSGVCGHSSSLPVYNQQVGDRCIIRVSLDVDNGNMYKSILVTSQDKAPAVIRKAMDKHNLDQDEPQDYELVQVLSGDRKLKIPDNANVFYAMNSTANYDFVLKKRTFTKGAKVRHGASSTLPRMKQKGLKIAKGIF from the exons AGCTCCGCGCAGGAGATTGGCGAGGAGCTGGTCAACGGCGTCATCTACTCCGTCTCCCTGCGCAAGGTTCAGGTGCACCACGGCGCCAGCAAGGGCCAGCGCTGGCTCGGG TATGAAAACGAGTCGGCCCTGAACCTGTATGAGACCTGCAAGGTGCGGAGCGTGAAGGCAGGCACGCTGGAGAAGCTGGTGGAGCACCTGGTGCCCGCCTTCCAGGGCAGCGACCTCTCCTATGTCACCATCTTCCTGTGCACCTACCGAGCCTTCACCACCACCCAGCGGGTCCTGGACCTGCTGTTCCAAAG CAGGTACGGTAGATGTGACGCCCTCACGGCCTCCTCTAGATATGGGTGCATCCTCCCTTATTCCAGCGAGGACGGCGGACCTCAGGACCAACTGAAAAA TGCCGTCTCCTCCATCCTGGGCACCTGGCTGGACCAGTACTCCGAGGACTTCTGTGAGCCCCCGGACTTCCCCTGCCTCAAGCAGCTGGTGGCCTACGTGCAGCTCAACATGCCCGGCTCCGACCTGGAGCGCCGGGCCCGCCTTCTCCTGGCCCAGCTGGAGCGCACGGAGCTCACCCAGGCAGAGCCGGAGG CTCTGGCTCCAGCTCTGAAGCCAACTGCGGCCCTCGAGCCAGTGCCGGCTCCAGCTCTAGCACCCAGGCCGGTGCCAGGTCCAGACCTCGAGCCAGCTCTGGCACCAGCACCAGCTCCGGCCCCAGAGCCTTCCTGGCCTTCGCCTGTAGCTGCAGAGAACGGGCTGAGTGAGGAGAAGCCTCACCTCCTGGCGTTCCCGCCCGACCTGGTGGCGGAACAGTTCACGTTCATGGATGCG GAGCTGTTCAAGAAGGTGGTGCCCTACCACTGCCTGGGCTGCATCTGGTCGCAGCGGGACAAGAGGGGCAAGGAGCACCTGGCTCCCACCGTCCGTGCCACCGTCGCCCAGTTCAACAGCGTGGCCAACTGCGTCATCACCACCTGCCTCGGGGACCGGAGCGCGACGGCCCGCGCCAGGGCCAGGGTGGTGGAGCACTGGATCGAGGTGGCCAGG GAGTGCCGGGTCCTCAAGAACTTTTCGTCCCTCTACGCCATCCTCTCTGCTCTGCAGAGCAACTCCATCCACCGGCTGAAGAAGACGTGGGAAGAAGTTTCCAG ggACAGCCTCCGCATCTTTCAGAAGCTGTCGGAGATTTTCTCCGACGAGAACAACTACTCCCTAAGCAGAGAGCTGCTCATCAAG GAGGGGACCTCCAAGTTTGCCACCCTGGAGATGAACCCCAAGAGAGCCCAGAGGCGGCCGAAGGAGGTG TTGTCACAGGGTGTCATCCAGGGCACCGTTCCCTACCTGGGCACGTTCCTCACAGACCTGGTGATGCTGGACACCGCAATGAAGGACTATCTGTAT GGGAGACTGATCAACTTcgagaagaggaggaag GAGTTCGAAGTGATCGCGCAGATCAAGCTGCTCCAGTCGGCCTGCAACAATTACAGCATCGCACCCGAAGAGCACTTTCGGGCCTGGTTCCAGGCTATGGAGCGGCTCAGTGAGGCTGACGG CTACACGTTGTCGTGTGAGCTGGAGCCCCCTTCCGAGTCGGCCAGCAACACCCTCAAGGTCAAGAAGAACACGGCCATCGTCAAGCGCTGGAGCGA CCGCCAGGCCCCCAGCACGGAGCTCAGTACCGGCACCAGCTGCCACTCCAAGTCCTGTGACCAGCTCAGGTGCGGCCCCTACCTCAGCAGCGGGGACATTGCCGACGCGCTCAGTGTCCACTCGGCCGGCTCCTCCAGCTCCGACGTGGAGGAGATCAACATGAGCTTTGTCCCAGAGTCCCCTGACGGCCAGGAGAAGAAG TTCTGGGAGTGCGCCTCCCAGTCGTCCCCGGAGACCTCCGGCATCAGCTCGGCCTCCAGCAGCACCTCGTCCTCCTCGGCCTCCACCACGCCCGTGGCCGCCACGCGCACCCACAAGCGCTCCGTGTCAGGGGTCTGCGGCCACAGCTCCTCGCTGCCCGTCTACAACCAGCAGGTGGGCGACCGCTGCATCATCCGGGTGAGCCTGGACGTGGACAACGGCAACATGTACAAGAGCATCCTG GTGACCAGCCAAGACAAGGCTCCAGCTGTGATCCGCAAAGCCATGGACAAACACAACCTCGACCAGGATGAGCCCCAAGACTACGAGCTGGTGCAGGTTCTTTCGGGCGATCGGA AGCTGAAGATCCCCGACAACGCCAATGTGTTCTACGCCATGAACTCTACTGCCAACTATGACTTTGTCCTAAAGAAACGGACCTTCACCAAGGGGGCAAAGGTCAGGCACGGAGCCAGCTCTACCCTCCCCCGCATGAAGCAGAAGGGACTCAAGATTGCCAAGGGCATCTTCTAA